GCGCGAACATCCTAGTGCAACGGCTCTTCCGGCAGGCGACCAACCGCCGGAAAAACGCGCCCGTCCCCCGGGAGGGTGGCTCATGGGCGCCGCAGGGGCCGCCCCGGGGCCGCCATCCATTGCAGGGTGAAGGCGCGCCCTTCGGGGCGCAGGGCAACCGCGCAGCCCTTGCGGAGCTTGTCCGGCAGGGCCTGGCCCAGCGCGAGCGCGGCGGCGCGCTCCAGCGAGGGGTTGTGTCCCACCAGCGCCCAGCCCGGGCCCACGTCGCGCGCCAGCTTGAGCACGTTGCGGGCCGCGCCCTTCATGGGGACGAGCGCGGGGTGGACCTCCACGTGGGACAGGCCGAGCGCGTCCGCGAGCAGCTCCGCGGTCTGCACCGCGCGCACCAGGGGGCTGGTGATGATGCCCATGAGCGGCGTGAGGCGCGCGAGCTTCTTCGCGTGCTGACGGAAGGCGGCGCGGCCCTGGGACGTGAGGGCGCGGGCCTCGTCGCCCAGGGCGTGGGAGTCCTCGGCCACGGCGTGGCGCACGAGGAGGAGGGGCAGGTCGCGTTCGGCCATGGGCGCGCGTTGTAGTGCGTTTCGCGCCCGCGCGGATGTGACGAACGGGTGGACTGCTGAGTGGACTACTCCACACCGCCCAGCAGGAACGCGAGCAGCAGCAGCGCGAGCACGCCGGTGGTGATGGCGGCGAAGGTGCGGTCCTTCTGCGCGCGGAAGATGCCCAGGGACAGGGCCACGCGCAGCACGGGCACGGTGATCATCACCAGCAGCCCCGCCATCACGAAGGACTGGCCGCGCACGGCCATGACGCCCTCGAAGACATCCGTCAGCTGGTGCGGCGCCTCGTCCGGCGAGGTGAGGCGCAGGAGCGCGTCCGAGGACGAGAAGTAGTCCGGGTGCCGCAAGAAGGTCATCACCATGCCGCACATCACGAGCGACAGGCTGAGCAGCACGCCGCCGCGCAGCAGTTGGCTGATGAGCAGCTCCGGTGTGAGCGGCACCACCTCGTCCTGCGCGACGGCGGTGGTGGTCGTCTCTGGAGAAGACGAAGGTTCGGCGCTCATCCGCGTATCCCCTTGGACAGCATCTCGTAGGACACCCACAGCAGCACGGCCACGAAGAGCATGCGCAGGGAGCCGCTCTTGAGCTTCGTCAGGTAGCGCGAGCCCGCGAACGCGCCCAGCGTGACGCCCACGCAGACGGGGCCGGCGATGAACGGGTCGATGTCCCCGCGCGCGAAGTAGATGCCCGCGCTGGCCGCCGCCGTGACGCCAATCATGAAGTTGCTGGTGGCGGTGGAGACCTTGATGGGCAGCCCCATCGCCAGGTCCATGGCCGGGACCTTCAGCGCGCCGGAGCCGATGCCGAGCAGCCCGCTCACCGTGCCCGCGATGTACATGAGCCCCAGGCCCACGAGCGGCCGGTGCACGCGGTACGTCACCTCGCCGCCGGTGGACACGTCGTAGTAGCTGCCGTGCAGCGCGAGCCGGTCCGCGAGGGCATCCGGAGGCGGCTCTTCACGGGGGCCGCCGTCCTCGCGCAGCTTGCGCAACATCGCGAGCGCCGAATAGGCCATCACCGCGCCGAAGAGGAAGTACAGCGCGCGGCCGCCCACCATGCCCGCGAGCATCGCGCCCGTGACGGCGCCCGCCACGGTGGCCAGCTCCAGGAACATGGCCACGCGCATGTTGGCCAGGCCGTCGCGTACGTATGCCGCCGCCGCGCCGCTGGACGTGGCGATGACGGACACGATGGAGGCTCCCACCGCGTAGCGGATGTCCACCTTGAGCACGAGCGTGAGGACGGGGATGAGGATGAGGCCACCGCCCAGGCCCAGCAGCGAACCCAGCAGGCCCGCTCCAATGGAGACGCACAGCACGATGGCGACGAAGTTGAACGGAGTGGCGTCCAAGGCGATGGCCATCTTCCTCCTGGCCCTCCCGCATGCAAGCGCTTCACGCGGAGCCCGGCTGGTTGCCCGCTCCAGGCCATCCCCCGGGGGCGAGGTACGCGTCGACCCTCAACGTTGGCGGGACGCGTCGGACGGCTTCGTGTCGTGTGATGGGGGTGTATCCGGGGGCTGTGGCATGGGCCAGCCCTGGAAGAGCGGCCAACCCCGGTAGGGGTTGCCCCGGGTGGGCTCTTCTTCCGGGGGGCCAGGTGCTTCAGGGCGATGCGCACCGGGGCGGGGGGGCGTGCGCAGCAGCACCCACGTCAGCACGACGCACAGCAGGCTCATCACGACGATGCTCCACGCGCGCGTGCGGGGCTCCAGCTCCATCTAGAAGCGCCCCCGCTTGAGCAGGTCGCCCTTGGACAGCGAACCCAGCAGGTGCCGGCGTCCGTCCACCACGGGCAGCCGGTCCAGTTCCGTGTGGCCGAACCGCGCGGCCACCTCCGACAGGGACAGGTCCGGGGTAATGGGTTGCACGCCGGTGTCCATCACGTCCGCGGCCACGGTGGCCTGGAGCAGCGAGTGGTCCGGCAGGTGGCCCTTGAGCGCGTCCAGGGTGATGACGCCCAGCAGGCGCCCCTCCGCGTCGGTGACGTAGAGGTCCGCGCCCGCGGGCTGCTCCAGCAGCAGCACGACCACCTCGTCGAAGGGCGCGGAAGGGGGCACCCGCTGCGTGGCCGGTGACAGCAGCGAGCGCACGCCTTCCTCCCGCAGCCAGTGCGGCACGGTGGCGGGCACGCGCACGTCGCGCTTGGCGAGCACGGACGTGTAGAGCGACTCCGGCTCCAGCCGGCGGCTGACGACGGCGGCCACCACCGCGGCGAGCATCAGCGGGAGGATGAGGTCGTAGTCGCCGGTCATCTCGAAGATCATCAGCACCGCGGACACGGACGCATGCGTGGTGCCCGCGAGCACCGCGCCCATGCCGAGCAGCGCATAGGCCCCGCTGGGCGCCGCGCCGCCCGGGAGCGCCCGCTCCACCAGCATCCCGAACGCGCCGCCCAGCAGCGCGCCGAAGAAGAGGGACGGGGTGAAGAGCCCGCCCGGCACCCCCGCGCCCGCGCACAGCGACGTCACCGCCAGCTTCGCCAGGGGTAGGATGAGCAGCAGCGTGAGGGGCAGCGTCCCGTGCAGCGCCATGTTCACCGAATCGTAGCCGTTGCCCATGAGGTACGGCCCCGCGATGGCGGTGAGTCCCACCACGGTCATCGCGACCAGCGGCATGAACGGGGTGAGCCACGACGGCAGCTTGTCCAGCAGGTCCGACGTGAAGTTGATGCCGCGTACGTAGAGCGCGGAGGCCCCGCCCACGAGCACGCCCAGGAGGATTGCCAGCACCAGCTCCCGCGGGTGGGTGAGGGCGTAGTGGGGGATGACGTAGCTGGGATGATCCGCGATGAGGGTGCGCGACACGAGCGTCGCCACCACGCACGACACGACGATGGGGCCGAAGAGCTCCAGCGCGAAGCTGCCCAGCAGCACCTCCAGGCCGAAGAGCGCCGCGCCGATGGGGACGTTGTACGCGGACGCGATGCCCGCCGAAGCGCCGCACGCCACCAGCACGCGGGCCTGGCCCGGCCCCAGCCGCAGCCACCCGGACAGCGCGGAGCCACTGGCCGCGCCTGTCTGGAGGAGCGCGCCCTCGCGGCCCAGCGGAGCCCCCAGCGCCACCGCGATGATGGACACGAAGCCGCGCAACAGCGCGCGGGGGAAGGGCAGCCGGCCGGACTTCACCCAGATGGATTCGATGATGCCCGCGGTGCCGTGGCCTCGCAGGGGCTGGCCCACCACCAGGGACACCAGCGTCACCAGCGCGCCACCCAGCACCGGCACCAGGAACCGGCGCCAGCCTGGCGACGCGAGCGCTCCCTCCAGGAAGTGCTCCGTGTTGGTCTGCCAGAACAGGTGCTGGGTGAAGCGCAGCACCGCGAGCAGCGCCACCGCGCCCAGGCCGGAGATGAGGCCCACGCCCACCACCAGCACCCAGAAGCGCCGCTCCTGGCCCAACATGCCCTGGAGGATCCGCCGCATCCAGGGCGAGGGCTGCCCCGTCCTCAGGTCGGGATGTACGGCTCCGGATGCGGGTTCGGGCATGGCCTCCACACCTGTCCAATGTACGGAGGCCGGAAGGCCCTTCCCGGATCCGCGCGGTGATTTCCATCGACCGCCGCCCGGCTGGTTGTCTTCCGGACGGACTACCGACCTGATGGTACCCTGGCCGCCTTGCCCTGCGTGCTCTTCGCGGGCTGGCGCGCCCCGGTGTCACGAGGCGGCGTGTTCGCGGGGGCCTGACCCGCGGGCTCACCCGTGAGGCCCAGGTGGATGCCGGGCGGCGGAGGGTTCTTCAGCACGGACTCCGTGCGCGTCGCGGCCTCCGTGGCGTCCGGCGCGAAGCGGTCCGCCAGCTCCGCGACGGCGTCGCTCATCTCCCGGTGCGCGACGATGGTGCGCTCCAGCGTCTTGCCCAGCCGGGCCGACGTGTCGAAGGTCTGCCGGGATTCGTCCGAGCCCGGCAGCGAGTCCTGGTACGAGAACGTCAGCGTCGCGTCCCGGCGCAGCGCATCCAGCAGCCGGGCCAGTTGCTGTTGCAACTCCGCGTCCTGCTCCGCGCGAGGGCGCTCCAGCAACCCCCGCTCGCCGCCGAACCAGACGCGCCCCACCTTCCCGAAGCCCCCGTCCGCGGAAGCAGCGGGCAGGTCCTCCAGCACGAGCAGCGGGTGCACGCGGCGGGGGAAGTCCTGTTCATACAGCACGAAGAGCAGGGTGCCGTCCGCGCGAGGGAACACCGCCGCGGTGCGCGAGCCGAAGGGGAAGAAGGGCGTGGCGGACACCTCCGCGCGCTTCGCCACGCGGGCGCGGGCCAGCGCGTCCAGCGGCGTCGTGTCATCCAAAGCGCGCTTGGGTGTGCGGCGCAGGTTGTTCATCAGGTCGCGCGCCTGATCGATGCCCACCACCACGTTGAGCGCGCTGCCTCGCGAGTAGCCCGCGTGGTAGACGCCCACCAGCTCGAACTCGCCCGTCTTGCAGGAGATGGCGAGCACGGGCGACCCCGAGTTGCCCTGCGACACGAGCGCGTCGATGACGAAGTCGTCGTGGTACCACTCCTTGTACTCGTCGCGGTCGTAGGCGGAGATGACCTTGCCCATGTTGGTGGCGTTGAAGACGCCCAGCGGGAAGCCGCGCACGTCCACCACGTCGCGCTCGCGCACGGCGGCGCTCCTGCCCACCTTCCACGGCATCACCGTCAGGGACGCCTTGGACTTGATGACGGCCAGGTCCAGTTGCGGATCCACCACCGCCTTGGACAGCGGGATGTCGTCGCGGTCGTACTTGTCCGCCTCGTTCTCCACGATGCTCAAGCCGTCCTTCACGCGCTTGCAGCCGGAAGGCACGCCGTCCACCGGGTGCGCGTCGCTGGTGACGTCCGGCCACTCCACCACGTGCTCGTTGGTGAGCAGCAGCGTCTCCCCCGCCTGCTGCTTGTACGCGAACGCGGTGCCGTGCGCGGACACCGGCGTGCGCGTGCGGCGCACGTTGCCCTCGGCGCCGTAGGACAGGCACTCGTACACGGCGGTGCTGCGCACGCAGTACGTGTACTTCTTCTTCATCGCCTGCTCGAACGCCCGCGCCTTGGGCGACAGCGCGGCGTAGCTGTCCGCGTATTCGCCTTCGCAGTACGGCGCGGGCGGCGGCGCTTCCTCCGCAGGCGCTTCCGGGGGCGGCGAGGGAGCCTCTGCTCCGGCGGCGGTGAGGGACACCGCCACCACCGACAGTCCGACCATCCACCCGACCATGGCCCCTCCCGCGTTGTCGTCGCTGAGGTTGTTGCTAAGGACCGGCGAGCCCTCGTGCATCTGTGCGCGCGGGAGGCCAGGCGGGTTTCTCGGTGCGAAAAGCCCGCTGTCCGTCAGAAGTGACGGGACGCGTGTCCATTCCCGGACGGGCAGGCCCCACGCGCACGCACCCGGTGGGCGTGGGCCTCACCCGTCCAGGTCGTTGAGCGCGTCGGGCGGCAGCGGCGAGGCGCCCGTCACCGTGCCGTCCAGGTCCAGGGGCAGCGTGGACGGATCGACCTCTGGCGGAGGGCTGTTCTCGAAGGGCGCCGCGAGCGCCGGGCGAGCGCCCCCCGCCCCCGGAGGCGGACGCAGCACGGGCCCCGGAGGCGGCAGCCCCGAGTGCCGCCGCGCGGCCTCCATCAGGGCGTTGTGGTGGCGGTACCGCGCCTCCACGAGCTTGTGGATGAGCAGCGGCCCCCCGGGCACGCGGCGCGCGGTGAGGGCCTGGGTGGCCTTGCGCACCGGGTAGCGCACGCGGCGGATCTGCACGCGCCAGCCCTTGGGGGTGAAGGTGAAGACGCCGTAGGCGGGGCGCAGGTCGCCGTCGCGGGGAATGCCGGCGCTGGCCACGTCCGCGATGAGCATCCGGCCCACGCGCCGGCGGTAGGGGAAGTGCAGGTGCCCGAAGGCGCACGCGGCCGCGTCCAGGTGCGTGAAGAAGCGGCGCACCGCGTGGTCGTCCAGCGTGGGGTCCAGCGACTCCTCCAGGTTGCGGGGGTTCGCGTGGCAGATGAACAGGTCCTGTCCCTTGCGCGGCGTGTAGCGCAGGGAGAAGGGCATCTGTCCCAACTGGTGGAGCAGCGTGTCGCCCAGCTGGTCGCGCGTCCAGCGCAAGAGCTCCGTCTTCCAGTGGTCGCGCTCGCGGTACGCACCGCCCAGGTAGTTGCCGGCGAGGTACGCGTCCGTGTTGCCCATGATGAGGGCGTGGCACTTGCTGAAGAGCAGCTCCACCGTCTCGCGCGGGTGCGCGCCGCGCAGGGCCAGGTCTCCGGCCGCGACGATGTAATCCGGCGCCACCGATTTGGTGATGTCGTCCAGCACGGCCTCGCAGGCCGGAAGGTTCCCGTGAATGTCCGCGAGGATGGCGACCCGCATGGCCGCCCCCATCCTAGCCCGTCGCCGCCGTCGGGCCAGCCGCTGAGGGTAGAAAAATGACGAAGGTGCTGCCCACGTTCGGCTGGCTCTCCACCTTCACCTCGCCGTCCATCGCGCCCATCAGGTGCTTCACGATGGAAAGGCCCAGCCCCGTCCCCCCCATGTCCCGGCTTCGGCCCTTGTCCACCCGGTAGAATCGCTCGAAAATCCGGGAAAGATGCTTGGGCTCGATTCCCACGCCTGTGTCGCGCACGCGCACGACGCACCGGCCGCCCTCGTACGCTCCGTCCACGTCCACCCGGCCGCCCTCGGGCGTGTACTTCACCGCGTTGTCGAGCAGGTTGAGGAGCACCTGCTCGATGGCCCGCCCATCGCCCAGCGCCACCAGCTCCGGCGGCACGTGCAACCCGATTTGCTGGTTCTTGCCCTCGGCCTTGGGGCGCACGCCCTCCGCGGCGCGGGAGACAGCCAGGGCCAGGGGCACCTCCGTGCGCTGGAAGGTCATCTCGCGGGCCTCCAGGCGGGAGAGCTCCAGCAGGTCCTCCACCAGCTCGGAGAGGCGCTCGGACTGACGGTGGATGATCTCCACCATCTTCGGCGCCACCTGGGTGTCCTGGAGCGCGCCGCCCTGGAGCGTCTCCGCGTAGCCCCGGATGGCGGTGATGGGCGTGCGCAGCTCGTGGGAGACGTTGGCCACGAAGTCCTTGCGCACCTTCTCCAGCCGGCGCAGTTCCGTGACGTCGTGGAAGACGGCGGCGCTGCCGGGCAGATCGCGCCCCACGGGCGTCACCCGCACGGCCAGGGTGCGGGAGTACAGGCCCTCGAGCGTCAGCTCCAGCCGCGTGGAGGCGCCTTCATGGCAGGCGCGGGCCACCGCGTCGTTGAGGGCCTCGTTGCGGATGAGCGCGAGCGGACGCTGGCCCACGATGGCGCCGTGGGCGGGCCGGAGCATCTCCGCGAGCGCGTCGTTGTGCCGCACCACGGTGCCCTCCGCGTCCGTCACCCAGAGCCCCTCCGCCATGCCGTCCAGCACGGCGGTGAGGATGCGCGCCTCCTGATTGAGCGCGGCGGCGCGCATGGACAGCTTGTCGTCCAGCGTGTCGATGGCGTCTTCCAGCTGCGCCAGGTCGTCCGTGCGCTCCAGGCCCGCGGGCGGCGCCACGTCCACGCCCGCCGCCAGCGACTGCGTCTTCTGGGTCAGTGCGCGAAGCTGGCGCTCCATGGCCACGCGGCTGGTGCCCAGGGCCAGCGCGGAGCCCGCCAGCGTGACGAGCCCCGCCGCGAGCGCGCCCGCCGGGTGCCCGAAGAGCACGAGCAGCGTCGAGACGAGCAGGGGAGGGACGAGCAGGGCCAGGAGCGTGAAGCGCAGGGGCATGGCGGCCTCACGGAGGGCTGAGCTTGTAGCCCACGCCGCGCACGGTCTCGATGATGTCGCCCGCGGGGCCCAGCTTCTCACGCAGGCGCTTGATGTGCGTGTCCACGGTGCGCGTGTGGATCTCGGCCTGGATGCCCCAGACGTCGGACAGGAGCACCTCGCGCGTCTGCACGCGGTCGCTCCGCTCCAGGAGCGTGCGCAGCAGGCGGAACTCCAGCGCGGTGAGGATGATCTCCTCGCCCTTCACCCGCACCTGGTGGCGCGACGTGTCCAGGCTGATGTCGCCCGCGGCCAGCAACGCGGCGGGGCCCTCCTCCGCGTCCGCGCGGCGCAGCACGGCCTTCACGCGCAGGAGCAATTCGCGCACGGAGAAGGGCTTCACCACGTAGTCGTCCGCGCCCAATTCCAGACCCTGGATGCGGTCCGCCTCCTGGCCCTTGGCGCTGACGATGACGACCGCGGCCTTCTTCAGCTCCGCGTCGCTCTTGAGCATGCGCAAGACCTCACCGCCCGCCACGTCCGGCAGCATCAGGTCCAGCAGCACCAGGTCCGGAGGATGGGCCCGCGCCCGGGCGAGGCCCCCCGCGCCGGTGTTCGCCGTGTCCGTTTCGAAGCCCGCCGCGCGGAGATTGTAGTCGACGAGTCCGGCCAGGTCCTGCTCGTCCTCGATGATGAGGATGCGCGCCATGAAGGTGCTCCCGCGAAGGGATGGAATGCGTGGCGTCCCGTAACAGATTCGTTCCGCCCCGCCCGGGACATCCATGTGACATCCATGCACCATGTCCGCTCGCCTCCCCGCCAGGGGACCGGCGCCCGGGGCGTCAGCGCGGAAACACCGGGTCGCAGGCCTGCGCGGTCAGCTCGATGGGGGCCGCCACCAGGGTCGCGTTGGTGCCGGAGTTCACCACGCGCAGGTAGTTGCAGGAGCTGCCCAGGAAGCGCGTGGGCGTGTCGGCCGTCAGCGCCTCGATGACGAGCGCGTAGTCGCGGCCCACCGGCACGTCCACGGAGAGCCCCATGGCCGCGCCGCCGGGAGCGGACGGAAAGCGCAGCGTGCGCCCCGTGTGGCCGTCCGCGTCCTTCAACTCCAGCAGGTCGTCCGGGGTCACCTGGGAGGACAGGCAGGTGCGCTGCAGCTCCGTGCAGTTTCGCTTCGTGCCGTCCTTCAACACCGCCACCTGGTAGGCGCCCACCTGACTGGCGACGGCGCGGCTCAAGGTGATGTCCAGGCCCAGGGGCAGGGCCTCCGGAGCGGCGTCCGGGCCGCAGCCGGACAGCAGCGCCAGCATCAGCAGGGTGGGGCGTCTCATGGCGCGGCGTCCTCCACGCGGATGGTGATGGGCACTCGGCCTCGCTCCTCCGACGAGGACAGGGCCACCACGCCGGCCGTGCCGCCAATGGCCACCGCGCCCACGGCCACCCAGAGCCAGGGGCTCTTGTACCAGGGGCGGCCCGTGCCTTCCGTGAGGGCCGCGGCGGGCGCGGTCTTCGACGCCACCTGGAAGAGGAGCGGGTGGAACGGGTCCCCGCGTCCGGCCAGGCGCCGCTGCGCCGCGTCCACGACCTCGAAGTAGTACTCCACCTCATACGGGCGGGACTCCACCGGCAGCTCATACGCGGGCAGCACGGCGAGGTGGTGCTCGGGCCGGGAACGGTCGCGCACGAAGTCCACCGAGGAGAAGCCCTGCGCCCCGGCGCGCCGGTAGAAGAGCCGGGCCCGCGCGCCCAGGGCCATGTCCCTCAGGACGGCGTCCACCTCCACCCGCTCGCCCGGCGCCGGGTCCGGGATGGGGTCCACCTCCAGGGTGACGGGGTGGACGCGGCGGTGGCGCAGGTCCTCCTTCAGCCTCTCGAAGAGGCCGCGGACCTTCGGCGGCGCGGAGCGGGGCAGCTCGAAGTCCGGCCGGGCCTGGAGCAGCTTCTCGTACGCCCCGCGCGCCAGGGCCTCGTCGCCCAGGTAGAGGGCGGTGAGCCCCTGCAGGCGGTAGAGCTCCACCAGCTCGTCATCCGTGACGTCGGGCGCATCCAGCCCGCCCTGCACCACGCCCAGGGCCTCCTGGAAGCGGCCGGCCTCCAGCAGCGCCTTCGCGGAGTCGATGGCGGGGCTCGTGGGGCCCAACTGGAAGAGGAGGGGAGACGGGGGAGGGGGCACACGGGCCTGCGCTGGCAGGGCGAGCATCAGCCCGAGCCCCCAGACGCGGAGTGCGCCCCGCCAACCTCGGGCGGGGGTGCGCATCAGAAGGAAAGCTAGCAGAGCGGTGTTGAGTGGATCCACGCGGCTCGGCTCGCGAGTCCAACCCGGCGTGTTGACTGACGGGGGGAGTCCCTCTATGTTGCGCGCCCTTTTGCCGGGAAGCCTTGTAGATGGTCGTAAAGATTGAACAAATCAAAGAAGCGGGGCTGACGCTCGACGAGCCCATCGCTCCCGGGCTCCTCAAGGAGGCCCTGGAAGGCCCCGGGTCCGGCGAGGACACCGGCTTTCAGGCGACCGCTCCGTCCACGCTCCACGCCACCCTGCGCAAGATCAGCGGGGGCGTGCTGCTGAAGGGCAACTTCACCGTCCACGCGGGCGCGCCCTGCAAGCGCTGCCTCACGGACGTGAAGCTGGACCTGCCCGTGGCCTTCACCATCAACCTGGTGCCGGAGTCCCTGGCCCGGGGCGACGACTTCAAGGACGACGACGAAAAGTCCATGGAGAAGAAGGAACGCACCCAGGGTGAATCCGCGGGCACCTTCGGACTGGACGACACGGACGAGCAGGTTTTCGATGGCAAGACGATCGATCTGGATCCGATCATCCGGGAACAGGTATTGCTCGCGCTCCCGATGAGCGCGGTCTGTCGGGAAGACTGCCAGGGGCTCTGCTCGCAGTGCGGCCAGAACCTCAATGAAAAGAAGTGCGGCTGCGAGCCGAAGGTCGTGGACCCTCGACTGTCGCCGCTGAAGAACATCAAGCTGAACTGACGGTCCCTATGCCCCTCGCAGGTCGCGAGGGGGGACGGGTCCGATGCCGAGGTGAGCCGTGGGAGTTCCCAAGAAGCGGACGTCGAAGATGCGCCGGGACCGTCGTCGGGCCGGCAACAACAACCTGCGGACCCCCGTGCAGGTCATCAAGTGCTCCAAGTGCAAGGAGCCCGTGATGCCGCACCGCGCCTGCGCGGCCTGTGGCAACTACGGTGGCCGTGAGGTCATCGCGACCGCCGCGGAGTAGTTGAAAGCGGAAGGCTGCCGGTGCGGCTCGTCCTCGACGCGATGGGTGGCGACCACGCCCCCGACGCCGTCGTGGACGGGGGCGTGCTGTTCGCGCGAGCGTATCCCGGGCACGAACTCGTGCTGGTCGGGGACGCCACGCGTGTGCGCCCTGTGCTGGAGCGTGCCGGCGCGCCTCCCAACGTGTCCCTCCACCACGCGTCCGAAGTGGTGGAGATGGACGACCCCGCGACCGCCGCGTTCCGGCGCAAGCGGGACTCCTCGCTCCGGGTGGGCTTCGAGCTCGTCCGGCAAGGGGAGGCGTCCGCCCTCGTGTCGGCGGGCAACTCCGGCGCGGTGATGGCCGGTGGCATGTTGACGCTCGGCCGGATCCCCGGCGTGGAGCGTCCGGCCATCGCGGCCCTGTTCCCGGCCCTGAAGGGCGAAGGCCGCTGCCTGCTGCTGGACGCGGGCGCCAACGTGGACTGCCGCCCCTCGCACCTGGCCCAGTTCGCCGTGCTCGGCGAGGCCTACTCGCGCACGCGCCTGGGCGTGAAGCGCCCCCGGGTGGCCGTGCTCTCCAACGGCGAAGAGGAGTCCAAGGGCACGCAGCTCACGCGGGACGCGAGCGCGTTGTTGCGCCGCTCGGACCTGGAGTTCGTGGGCTACGTGGAGGGCAAGGACCTGTTCTCCGGCGACGTGGAGGTCGTCGTGACGGACGGCTTCACCGGCAACATCGTCCTCAAAACGTCCGAGGGCGTGGGCATGGGCATCACCGGCCTGTTGCGCTCCGCCATCGAGAAGCGCGGCGGCCTGCCGGAGAAGCTGGGCGCGCTCCTGCTCAAGCCCACCCTGGCGGGGCTGCGCCGCGTCATGGACTACGCCGAATACGGCGGCGCGCCGCTCCTGGGCCTCCAGGGAGTGGGCATCGTCGCGCACGGCCGCTCCTCTCCCCGCGCCATCCACAACGCGCTCGTCACCGCGCTGCAGCATGTGCGGGTGGGCGTGCAGGAAGAGCTGACGCGTTGCATCGCCAACGCCGCCGCCTGGCTTCCTCCCCACCAGCGGGGAAGGAAGGCGGACGGGGACGAAGGGGCCGATTAGAGCGCGCCGGCCACGCGTTGGACTCCGACGACTCCGGAGGCCTCGTGGCACGCACGCACATCATCGGAACCGGTTCCTACGCCCCCGCTCAGGTCCTGACCAACCAGGACCTGGAGCGCCTGGTGGAGACGAGCGACGCGTGGATCCGCGAGCGCACCGGCATCCAGGAGCGCAGGCAGGCCGCCCCCGACGAGGCGACGAGCGACCTGGCGGTGAACGCCTCCCGCCACGCGCTGGAGATGGCGGGCGTGGCGCCCGGCGACCTGGACCTCATCATCGTGGGCACCGTCACCGCGGACATGCCCATGCCGTCATGCGCCGCGCTGGTGCAGTCGAAGCTGGGGGCGAAGCGCGCCTTCGCCTTCGACGTGTCCGCCGCGTGCGCCGGCGGCCTGTACGCGCTGAGCGTGGCGGACCAGTTCGTGCGCTCGG
The sequence above is drawn from the Corallococcus sp. NCRR genome and encodes:
- the plsX gene encoding phosphate acyltransferase PlsX: MRLVLDAMGGDHAPDAVVDGGVLFARAYPGHELVLVGDATRVRPVLERAGAPPNVSLHHASEVVEMDDPATAAFRRKRDSSLRVGFELVRQGEASALVSAGNSGAVMAGGMLTLGRIPGVERPAIAALFPALKGEGRCLLLDAGANVDCRPSHLAQFAVLGEAYSRTRLGVKRPRVAVLSNGEEESKGTQLTRDASALLRRSDLEFVGYVEGKDLFSGDVEVVVTDGFTGNIVLKTSEGVGMGITGLLRSAIEKRGGLPEKLGALLLKPTLAGLRRVMDYAEYGGAPLLGLQGVGIVAHGRSSPRAIHNALVTALQHVRVGVQEELTRCIANAAAWLPPHQRGRKADGDEGAD
- the rpmF gene encoding 50S ribosomal protein L32; amino-acid sequence: MGVPKKRTSKMRRDRRRAGNNNLRTPVQVIKCSKCKEPVMPHRACAACGNYGGREVIATAAE
- a CDS encoding winged helix-turn-helix domain-containing protein — protein: MARILIIEDEQDLAGLVDYNLRAAGFETDTANTGAGGLARARAHPPDLVLLDLMLPDVAGGEVLRMLKSDAELKKAAVVIVSAKGQEADRIQGLELGADDYVVKPFSVRELLLRVKAVLRRADAEEGPAALLAAGDISLDTSRHQVRVKGEEIILTALEFRLLRTLLERSDRVQTREVLLSDVWGIQAEIHTRTVDTHIKRLREKLGPAGDIIETVRGVGYKLSPP
- a CDS encoding YceD family protein, producing the protein MVVKIEQIKEAGLTLDEPIAPGLLKEALEGPGSGEDTGFQATAPSTLHATLRKISGGVLLKGNFTVHAGAPCKRCLTDVKLDLPVAFTINLVPESLARGDDFKDDDEKSMEKKERTQGESAGTFGLDDTDEQVFDGKTIDLDPIIREQVLLALPMSAVCREDCQGLCSQCGQNLNEKKCGCEPKVVDPRLSPLKNIKLN